The sequence GTTTTCGTGTTTATAATTTGATTTCTACTTGCTATCTATTCGTTCTTTAATTACTTTTGGTAAGTCAAAGGTATTTGGTTAGTAACTAAAAAACAAGAACGTACGGGAAGGTTATCCGGTTACCAAAAAGTTAGAAATACTTATTTGCAACGATTTACAAGGAAGATAAAAATGAAAAATTATAATAACGTTGAAAATTGCCCGGTCCGCAATGTGATTGACCGGATTGGTGACAAGTGGTCGATGCTTGTTTTACTGGTGTTGGAAGAAGGTGAAGTGATGCGTTTTTCGGAGATTCACAAAACCATTGAAACCATTTCGCAGAAAATGTTGACTGTTACTTTGAAAGCACTCGAAGCCGACGGTTTGGTTAGCCGCACTGTTTACCCGCAGATTCCGCCTAAGGTTGAATACCAGCTGACTGAACGCGGCAAAAGCCTGTTGCCTCATCTGCACAGCCTGGTCGGCTGGGCGGTTGATAACATGGTTAACATCAAGCAATCAAGGAAGGAATATGCTGCAGAGTTGAGCTAAACTATTCATCTTGTAATGAAAACACGTTACGAACCGCCGCTTATGCGTTTTCTCATCCGGCTCAGCGAGACAGGCGTAATACCCAAATAAGAAGCAATGTGGTATAGTGGCACCCGTTGAAACAGGTCCGGACGGCTGTCCAGCAGTTTAAGATACCGCATCTCGGGACTCATCTTTTTAAAATCGTCCAAGGTGTCTTGCTTTTGCGACAACAGTTCGCCACTCAGGTTAACAACCATCGCCCCCAGCTTTGGTACTTTATTCATCAATTCCCTGTTTCTCTCTTCGTTCCCAAGGGCGATAACACAATCTTCCAGGCAGGACAAATAGTAGGATGAAGGTTCCTTCATTAAATAGCTGACCGGATTAATCGTTTGATTTTCTGTAAAAAACTCCGTGGTTTTATCTTCCCCGTCAACGAGGTAATAACTACGCACACAGCCTTGCAACACAAAATAACAATCTTTTGCCCGTTCGCCCTCCGACAAGAGCACCGTGCCTCGCGGATAAAAATTAATCAGGTTCTGCGACTTGATAATGTCAATTTCCTCTGGAGTTAGCGATACATATTGAGAAATGAATTCGATAATTTTTTCATCCATAGGGGTTTCGTGCT is a genomic window of Mangrovibacterium diazotrophicum containing:
- a CDS encoding winged helix-turn-helix transcriptional regulator: MKNYNNVENCPVRNVIDRIGDKWSMLVLLVLEEGEVMRFSEIHKTIETISQKMLTVTLKALEADGLVSRTVYPQIPPKVEYQLTERGKSLLPHLHSLVGWAVDNMVNIKQSRKEYAAELS
- a CDS encoding Crp/Fnr family transcriptional regulator; protein product: MDEKIIEFISQYVSLTPEEIDIIKSQNLINFYPRGTVLLSEGERAKDCYFVLQGCVRSYYLVDGEDKTTEFFTENQTINPVSYLMKEPSSYYLSCLEDCVIALGNEERNRELMNKVPKLGAMVVNLSGELLSQKQDTLDDFKKMSPEMRYLKLLDSRPDLFQRVPLYHIASYLGITPVSLSRMRKRISGGS